A single region of the Elizabethkingia sp. JS20170427COW genome encodes:
- a CDS encoding porin family protein, translated as MKNILLALFSLGSVSLAWAQETENVTKESFFKKDMEYQVRANFSIGGATPLGIPQEIRKIESYNPTLALGLEANATKWISTDKKWGVRVGAKVESKGMKTKAQVKSYLTKIEQNNQSVKGYFTGLVQTDVKNTYVSFPISAVYRLSPKWNFYGGLYFSGLIDKSFDGYVTDGHFRQGTPVGPKIIFENGSQASYDFSEEVRKFQWGMQLGAEWTMKKHFVLFPEVSYGFNGILNPDFDAISFNMHNIYLNLGFGYKF; from the coding sequence ATGAAAAATATATTACTAGCCCTTTTCTCTCTAGGAAGTGTTTCCCTAGCGTGGGCTCAAGAAACAGAAAACGTTACTAAAGAAAGTTTTTTCAAAAAAGATATGGAATATCAGGTGCGAGCAAACTTTAGTATTGGAGGGGCTACACCTTTAGGAATACCTCAAGAAATTAGAAAAATAGAGAGCTATAATCCTACCCTAGCTTTAGGTTTGGAAGCCAATGCTACCAAATGGATTTCTACTGATAAAAAATGGGGGGTAAGAGTAGGTGCTAAAGTAGAAAGTAAAGGGATGAAAACCAAAGCTCAGGTAAAAAGCTACCTTACCAAAATTGAGCAAAATAACCAATCTGTAAAGGGATATTTTACAGGCCTAGTACAAACTGATGTAAAAAACACTTACGTTAGTTTTCCTATTTCTGCTGTATATCGCCTCAGCCCTAAATGGAATTTTTATGGAGGTCTTTACTTCTCTGGACTTATCGATAAAAGCTTTGATGGTTATGTAACCGACGGACACTTCAGACAAGGGACTCCTGTAGGACCTAAAATCATTTTTGAAAATGGCTCTCAGGCTTCTTATGATTTTTCTGAAGAAGTAAGAAAATTCCAATGGGGAATGCAGTTGGGAGCTGAATGGACTATGAAAAAGCATTTTGTTCTTTTCCCTGAAGTATCTTATGGCTTCAATGGTATCTTAAACCCCGATTTTGATGCTATAAGCTTTAATATGCACAACATCTATCTTAACTTAGGCTTCGGGTATAAGTTCTAA
- a CDS encoding tetratricopeptide repeat protein yields the protein MSKNKSQGKETVEFFEDLDKRNLDSEKFIEKYAKAIGGVLVIVLLGILGYFGYDQLVVKPKNEEALVSFLAAQKNLSTGKEDLALGGKSSANPGFLGTYQDFSGTPVGKLSAYNAAILEFKNGKYQKAYDLMDNFGSSNKILVALKYGLMADAQANLKKGDDAIALFDKAISASDDDFTTYYFTRKAGLLAIALKKNDLAKKYFTTIDEKYQDYDGGASDAYIEMVKYY from the coding sequence ATGTCGAAAAATAAAAGTCAAGGAAAAGAAACTGTAGAGTTTTTTGAAGATTTAGATAAAAGAAATTTAGACTCAGAAAAGTTTATCGAAAAATATGCAAAAGCCATCGGTGGTGTATTGGTAATAGTTCTATTAGGAATTTTAGGCTATTTTGGATATGACCAACTGGTAGTAAAGCCCAAAAATGAAGAAGCTTTAGTAAGCTTTTTAGCTGCGCAAAAGAACCTTTCTACAGGTAAGGAAGATTTAGCTTTAGGAGGTAAATCGTCTGCTAACCCAGGTTTTTTAGGAACTTATCAAGATTTCTCAGGAACTCCAGTAGGGAAACTTTCAGCTTACAACGCAGCTATTTTGGAATTTAAAAATGGTAAATACCAAAAAGCATATGATTTGATGGACAACTTTGGTTCTTCTAATAAAATCTTAGTAGCGTTGAAGTATGGCTTAATGGCAGATGCACAAGCAAACCTTAAAAAAGGAGATGATGCAATAGCATTATTTGATAAAGCAATTTCAGCTTCTGATGATGATTTCACTACTTATTATTTCACTAGAAAAGCAGGTCTTTTAGCCATCGCATTAAAGAAAAACGATTTGGCTAAAAAATATTTTACAACGATAGATGAAAAGTACCAAGACTATGACGGAGGAGCTTCCGACGCTTACATAGAAATGGTAAAATATTACTAA
- a CDS encoding adenine phosphoribosyltransferase yields MSAENLKDKLERVIENIPDFPKPGIQFKDITPVFLHPKLYEEVIENLAEFSRGKVDVVCGIESRGFLFGIALAVKLDVPFVLIRKKGKLPPPFISQKYDLEYGSAEIEMKEGQIEPGQRVLIHDDLLATGGTTEAAAKLVEKQGATVSQFSFLIGLKDLKGEERLLKTGAELYQILSY; encoded by the coding sequence ATGTCAGCAGAAAATTTAAAAGACAAACTCGAAAGAGTAATTGAGAATATCCCCGATTTTCCTAAACCAGGGATTCAGTTCAAAGATATTACTCCTGTATTTTTACACCCTAAGTTATATGAAGAGGTAATAGAAAATTTGGCTGAATTTAGTCGCGGTAAGGTTGATGTGGTTTGTGGTATCGAGAGTAGAGGCTTTTTGTTCGGTATTGCTTTGGCCGTTAAATTAGATGTTCCGTTTGTATTGATTCGTAAAAAAGGAAAATTGCCACCTCCATTTATTTCTCAAAAATACGATCTAGAATATGGCTCGGCAGAGATAGAGATGAAGGAAGGACAAATAGAGCCAGGACAGAGAGTACTTATCCACGATGATCTTTTAGCAACAGGAGGAACAACAGAAGCCGCTGCAAAGCTTGTTGAAAAGCAAGGAGCAACCGTTTCTCAGTTTAGTTTTTTAATAGGACTTAAAGATCTAAAAGGAGAAGAAAGACTCTTAAAAACAGGGGCTGAACTCTATCAAATCCTGAGTTATTAA
- a CDS encoding quinol:cytochrome C oxidoreductase: MYSFSPKLRLYSIIMLVVGLVLFGIGYSVNHSIDEAKIEQIAAENHIDIVHGTKSNSAQLTDHSPKQHMETAIHQAHNEPMAALLQVSVFAFGIACAALFFYAIQNAAHAGWPIIVLRVMEAIASFIPYGGILMIIIVLANTIGLSHLYHWMDGSLTDPNSEHFDVIVYEKSKYLNIPFYIVRTLIYVIGATFFVWKLKSLSKKVDETKSRAVYAKYYSWNVGYIAFFGFCSAAWAWDWMMSIDTHWYSTLYIWYTMVSCLSTAVAVMILISVMLKKKGVLPQFNDNHLHDLGVYLFATSMLWSYLWFSQFMLYWYANIPEEVNYFLGRFNYYEETFITTLIPNFLIPLLVLVSSSIKRNYKVVTTVAVIVIIGHWFDYFNIIMPGTVGPFWNIGLLEIGATLFVLGLFIFTVMTALSKLKLIPTGNPFLHESEIYEYPF, encoded by the coding sequence ATGTATAGTTTTTCACCAAAATTAAGACTGTATTCGATTATTATGCTAGTAGTAGGTCTAGTGCTATTTGGTATTGGCTACAGTGTAAATCACAGTATTGACGAAGCTAAAATTGAGCAAATCGCTGCTGAAAACCATATCGATATCGTACATGGTACTAAGTCTAATTCAGCTCAGTTAACAGACCATAGTCCAAAACAACATATGGAAACTGCAATCCACCAGGCTCATAACGAACCTATGGCTGCATTGCTACAAGTTTCAGTATTTGCTTTTGGTATTGCTTGTGCAGCCCTATTCTTTTACGCAATTCAAAATGCAGCTCATGCAGGTTGGCCTATTATTGTATTGAGAGTTATGGAGGCAATAGCATCTTTTATCCCTTACGGTGGGATATTGATGATTATCATTGTACTAGCAAACACTATTGGACTTTCTCACCTATACCACTGGATGGATGGTAGCCTTACCGATCCTAATTCAGAACATTTTGATGTAATCGTTTACGAAAAAAGTAAATACCTTAATATTCCATTCTACATTGTAAGAACATTAATTTATGTAATTGGTGCTACTTTCTTTGTATGGAAATTAAAATCTCTATCTAAAAAAGTTGACGAAACTAAATCTAGAGCTGTTTATGCTAAATACTACAGCTGGAATGTAGGTTACATTGCATTCTTTGGTTTCTGCTCAGCTGCTTGGGCTTGGGATTGGATGATGTCTATTGACACTCACTGGTATTCTACCCTTTACATTTGGTACACTATGGTAAGCTGCTTATCTACTGCTGTGGCAGTAATGATCCTTATCAGTGTAATGTTGAAGAAAAAAGGAGTATTACCTCAATTTAATGATAACCACCTTCATGACCTAGGAGTATATCTGTTTGCAACAAGTATGCTTTGGTCTTACCTATGGTTCTCTCAATTCATGCTTTATTGGTATGCTAATATCCCTGAAGAGGTGAATTATTTCCTAGGTAGATTTAACTACTATGAAGAAACCTTTATTACAACTCTTATCCCTAACTTCTTAATTCCATTATTAGTATTGGTAAGTAGTAGCATTAAGAGAAATTATAAAGTGGTAACTACAGTAGCGGTTATTGTAATTATCGGTCACTGGTTTGATTATTTCAACATCATCATGCCAGGTACTGTAGGTCCTTTCTGGAACATTGGTTTATTAGAAATCGGAGCAACATTATTTGTATTAGGTCTATTCATCTTTACAGTAATGACTGCATTATCTAAACTTAAACTAATCCCTACTGGAAACCCATTCTTACACGAATCAGAAATTTATGAATATCCATTCTAA
- the ribH gene encoding 6,7-dimethyl-8-ribityllumazine synthase, giving the protein MATTDLSAYKPLDINNADEMIIGIVFSDWNGFVTHNLRDGAIETLKKEGVLSENIHVFEVPGAFELNYACMQLAKTKKYDAVIAIGCVIRGETAHFDYVCSGVTQGIKDINLLTDTPTIFCLLTDDTKEQSIARSGGIHGNKGIEAAVTALQMIEFKKAVK; this is encoded by the coding sequence ATGGCTACTACTGATCTTTCAGCTTACAAGCCTTTAGATATTAACAATGCCGATGAAATGATTATCGGCATTGTTTTTTCTGATTGGAATGGCTTTGTAACGCATAACCTTCGCGATGGTGCGATAGAAACCCTTAAAAAAGAAGGAGTACTCTCAGAAAATATTCATGTTTTTGAAGTGCCAGGAGCTTTTGAGCTTAATTATGCTTGCATGCAGTTGGCAAAAACAAAAAAATACGATGCAGTTATTGCTATAGGTTGTGTAATCCGTGGGGAAACCGCCCATTTTGATTATGTATGCTCTGGAGTAACCCAAGGGATAAAAGATATCAATTTACTAACAGATACCCCTACTATTTTCTGTCTATTAACAGATGATACCAAAGAGCAGTCTATTGCAAGAAGTGGAGGAATCCATGGTAATAAGGGAATTGAAGCAGCGGTTACCGCTCTCCAGATGATTGAATTTAAAAAGGCGGTTAAATAA